In Microbacterium esteraromaticum, the following proteins share a genomic window:
- a CDS encoding helix-turn-helix transcriptional regulator — protein MSITGVAYGPISSYSRVRILHLVQERPERTIGELCDATGLHANTIREHLQRLIEGGYVIQATEHRTTRGRPRTLYSAATGAPEASSPIAREKIAGAARRGDVMRSILSEPESELGREATYQLDALVEHLEESGFEPIVDENRMTVDLTPCPHAASAPEHRPMLCQVHLGLMQGVLTQAGGPIAAECVLASQLPEECTVQLKVAGQLKVAGQLKATGKSKSTGQPTGQLRLTA, from the coding sequence ACTCGCGCGTGCGCATCCTGCATCTCGTGCAGGAGCGGCCGGAGCGCACGATCGGCGAGCTCTGCGACGCGACCGGACTGCATGCGAATACGATCCGCGAGCACCTGCAGCGACTGATCGAAGGCGGCTACGTCATCCAGGCGACGGAGCACCGCACCACCCGCGGACGCCCTCGCACCCTGTACAGCGCGGCGACCGGCGCGCCCGAGGCCTCGAGCCCGATCGCGCGCGAGAAGATCGCGGGCGCGGCCCGCCGCGGTGACGTGATGCGCAGCATCCTGTCAGAGCCCGAATCCGAGCTGGGGCGCGAGGCGACCTACCAGCTCGACGCTCTCGTCGAGCATCTCGAGGAGAGCGGCTTCGAGCCGATCGTCGACGAGAACCGGATGACCGTCGACCTCACTCCCTGCCCGCACGCGGCCAGCGCTCCCGAGCACCGGCCGATGCTCTGCCAGGTGCACCTGGGGCTCATGCAGGGCGTGCTCACGCAGGCCGGCGGGCCGATCGCCGCCGAGTGCGTGCTCGCCTCTCAGCTGCCGGAGGAGTGCACCGTGCAGCTCAAGGTGGCCGGGCAGCTCAAGGTGGCCGGGCAGCTGAAGGCTACCGGAAAGTCGAAGTCGACCGGGCAGCCGACCGGGCAGCTGCGGCTCACCGCCTGA